In the genome of Oncorhynchus nerka isolate Pitt River linkage group LG27, Oner_Uvic_2.0, whole genome shotgun sequence, the window CAAAGATATCCCAGAAGTTACACACGAGGCAAAGAAAGCTCTGTCCGGGCAGCTTCCTGGCATCGGACGATCCATGTGTGTTGAGATCTCCCTCAAAACCTCAGAGGTAAGATAGCACTGACTGGTGTTCACAGACAGTTCTTGAGACAAGTGGTCTGGATCATTGGGCATTTGTTCATCAATCAATCCAAGTGACTGTAAAGGTtagaaaaacatgaacatgttttTGTCATATTTTACAGGGAGACTCAATGGAATTGGAGACATGGTGTCTCGAAATGAACGAGAAGTAAGTAATGAGAAGTAGTTTTGTGTTTTCTTATTTTAGTGCTTCAGTTTTTGTAGTTGGACCGTAACACTCAACATTTCTGATTCTTTTTTTTTCAGGTGTGACAAAGATATTAAGGTGTCCTACACTGTCTACAACCGCCTGTCATTACTGCTCAAGTCACTGCTGGCCATTACAAGGGTAACCCCAGCCTACAAACTCTCACGAAAGCAAGGCCATGACTATGTCATACTGTACAGGTTTGTTTTCTTGTATACAGATAAGTGTTATCATTATTTTGAACGGTATTGCTAACAATGGAGTTTTATTGTGTTCGTAAACAATCTGACTAATAGATACATTATTTTGCAGGATATATTTTGGAGAGGTTCAACTCACAGGATTGGGAGAAGGTAACCATGCCCGTTAtattatttacagtgcattcggaaagtattcagaccccttgacttttttacattttgttacgttacagccttattctaaaatggattaaattgtttttccccctcatcaatctacacacaatacccaataacgtCAAAGCAAAAACGTTCTTCTTTgaatgttttgcaaatgtattaaaaataaaaacacgtATTACATTttcaagtattcagaccatttactcagcactttgttgaagcacctttggcaaagattacagccttgagtcttcttgggtatgacgctacaagcttgacacacctgtatttggagagtttctcccattcttctctgcagatcctctcaagctctgtcaggttggatggggaccaTTGcggcaaagctattttcaggtctctccagagatgttagatctggttttggctgggccactcaaggacattcagacttgtcctgaagccactcctccattgtcttggctgtgtgattatggttgttgtcctattggaaggtgaaccttcaccccagtctgagatcctgaacactctgcttcaccatagggatggtgccaggtttcctccagatttgtccagtcaggccaaagagttcaatcttagtttaatcagaccagatgctatttactgaggagtgtagtattccatctggccactctaccataaaggcctgatttatggagtgctgcacagatggttgtccttctggaaagttctcacatctctacagaggaactttggagctctgtcagagtgatcatcgggttcttgatcacctccctgacgaaagtcctcccccgattgctcagtttggccgggtggccagctggaggaagagtcttggtgcttGTAAACTTATTttgtttaagaatgatggaggccattgtattattggggaccttcaatgctgcagacattttttgctacccttccctagatctgtgcctcgacacaatcctgtcttggagctcgacggacaattccttcgacctcatgacatGGTTTTTGTtcggacatgcactgtcaactgtgggacctttatatagacaggtgtgtgcctttccaaatcatgtccaatcaattaaatctaccaccggtggactccaagttgtataaatcatctcaaggatgatctatggaaacaggatgcacctgagctcaattttgagtcgcatagcaaagggtctgaatacttatgtaaaatgtcTAACAACCtgtttcattttgtcattattgggtaatgtgtgtagattgatgaggaaaaaaatgattgtatccattttggaataaggctgtaacgtaacaaaatgtggaaaaagtcaaggggtcggaatactttccgaatgcactgtatacatttTGTTGGTTGTCTGGGTCTTTTGGAAGTGTTGTATAGGACTGTGAAGATTTTGACGTTAGTTTTTTCTGAATGCTGTTTTTCAGGGTTCCAGACAGTGCGTGTAGGAGTTGTGGGAACTCCCATTGGAACAATCACCTTGTCTTGTGCTTACAGGACAAACCTGGCCTTCATGTCCACCAGGTACAGAAGCTGTTCTTGTTCACAGCACTGCATGGGCTCACTCCTCAGTGGTCAAAAATGCACTGCCTGTAAAATCTGCCACCATGTTTTCCCCTTTTCTTCCACGTCCTCTCCTTGTTCTCCACTGGTTTTAGCTATACACTTCCATTATTCATAATTCTATATTCATAATCTCACAGGCAGTTTGAGAGGACGGCTCCGATTATGGGCATAATTATTGACCACTTCGTTGAGCGCCCCTTTGGCAACATGGGACACATGCGTCCATGTAACTACAGGTGGGTTAGCCCTCGCCCAAACACCTATACTGACCCAATACAGATTTGTGCATGCCTATTATTTATTATCATCGTTAGTGATGGTATACATTTAAAGGATTGAGTAATAATCTGGCCATGTTTGTTTGCCTTCCCTATACTCCAGAGCACCCGGGGAAGATGAAGGAGCATACAATGGGGTGGAAGATTCTCAGGAAGTGTGCACCACGTCCTTCTCCACTTCTCCACCCTCACAAGTACGTATGTCACCGCTTAGCAAAGTCGATCTTTGCAACATGTGTAACTTCAGAGGTGGTGTCCATGGTGAGGTTTGAGATTTGTGAATGTTTACTTAGACACACCCATATGTAAAGACTCCCTCTCATGTCATAAATCACATCCAAATGGGTCAGGTGTTTTCTTAAACGATTATGTCTGGCACCGCATTCAAATAGACATACATGTTCAAACATTTGACCCATATTGATGATCATGCATCCAACTGTTGTGTGTATTTGTGGATCTGGTGGTTTGGTATTCTCATACCCAAAGCTCATTTCACAAGTCTGGCTGTGGGAAAAGTAGATGTTTTGTGTTGGAGACATTACCAAGCCCCCATACCATATTTCTCCTTTCTGTTTTCTGTATAAGTGCTTTCATCTCTTAgccccttttccctctctctctttctgtgctgtctgtgtagtgtgtgttcaCTGTAAGTAAGGCACATTTAAAGACCCCTAAACCTGCAGTGATGGACACTCTGAAAGTCCCCATGATGGGCCTGGCCTTCTCACACCAAGTGAGTCTTGCGTGTGGGCATgtatctcactcactcacaatgCCTGAGGTGTTCCAGGACTTTTTGGCCTGTCTTCTATTACCTGTTTAAAAGTAATAGAAGTATGGAGCGCTTAAAAGCTGATCAATGGAAGCAATCAAATGGGACAGCTCTGTCTCCCTTACATTAGGGCGTCCAATCAAAAACGCATCTTTTGACCAATGGGTAAAATAATGTTTTTCTGTGTAGATATTCCTCTAAGAAAACCAATGGTCCTAACCTCGTATCTCTATAATAATCTGTTGAACCCTTCCAGAATTAGGGTGATTAAATCAATGGAgtccagagagagaaaaaaaaagtgcTAAAAACTGAGGGAAATTGTGCAAGAAACCAGGTTTACTGACTACCTGACAGGCTCACTTTCCCATTGAACTCATCATATTTCTTCTCAAATCCGCAGGACATAAAACAATATAGATGTAAGATGGATATGAGTTTCGAGACGTGACATTAATTATTTTCATATTTTAGTATACGCTTTTCATATTCATCTGAAATTCCTGTTCTTTTTTTTGAAGATTTCTCACAATAACGGGCGTatctctgtgaaatgtcaacggcgCACTGAGCATTTTTTTTACCAAGCTTTTTATTTTCAAAGCCTTTTACATTATTTCATTCAGCTCGTGTCATGCTAATTGCGCTTTTTGCGACCCGCGGAAACAACTTTGAAGACGATGACCACAAAATGTAAAGTGCTCACAAGTTGTCACAAGAAACGTGCACCGCTAGGTCAACAGAGCTCGGTGCTTATTATCGGATGTATTACGTTACGAAATCCAACTTTTTGTATGTAATGTTAATGATATGTTAGAGAGAGTCCAGTTCATTAATAATCACATTTGTCTTGGTAAAAGGTATTTTATAACATAAGGAAGTACTTATGTCATTATCAACTGACTGCCCTAGAATTCCGAACCTAAATCCTTTCCACATTGGTTTGCTGATAATGATTCCTTAACAAATAGTTAGTCGTCACTTAAATATATGAAGATATTAATCACGTTCATTGTCAGGGTAAGTCAAATCTGCCTTAGAATctttaccctgtcctctctaatgCTATACTTTCTACCTCCTGCTGCTTGCTCCCATCACCCCATTTCTCCTCTGTGGATTAATTCATGTTTTAGCTTGCTCACTCTTTCttacttttctctctctttcttactttttctctctctctccctcttctctctctctcagctctactgctCTCGTCTTTCTTATCAGCCTCCTGTTCTTGTCGGAGCTGCTGACTTCTGCCACCCTTCCACCTTAAACGCTGCCAACCCACACCAGGTAACCACCCAGGTATTGAGCGAGTCAAATCacatcttatttgtcacatgcttagtctacacctgctgtttacaaacagtgaaatgcttacttacgggcccttcccaacaatgccgAGAGAGAcgaaaaatagagaaataatagaaaagtaataataaatacacagtgagtaacgataacgtggctatatacacagggtaccagtacagagtggatgtgcaggggtacgaggtaaatATGCACCTActgtataactaggaataaagtgactaggcaacaggatcaATAACAAataagtagcagcagcgtatgtgatgagtcaaagttAGTG includes:
- the atg13 gene encoding autophagy-related protein 13 isoform X1, with protein sequence MMDSDLSPQDKKDLDKFIKFFALKTVQVIVQARLGEKVCTRSLSSPTGSDWFNLAIKDIPEVTHEAKKALSGQLPGIGRSMCVEISLKTSEGDSMELETWCLEMNEKCDKDIKVSYTVYNRLSLLLKSLLAITRVTPAYKLSRKQGHDYVILYRIYFGEVQLTGLGEGFQTVRVGVVGTPIGTITLSCAYRTNLAFMSTRQFERTAPIMGIIIDHFVERPFGNMGHMRPCNYRAPGEDEGAYNGVEDSQEVCTTSFSTSPPSQCVFTVSKAHLKTPKPAVMDTLKVPMMGLAFSHQLYCSRLSYQPPVLVGAADFCHPSTLNAANPHQVTTQMGIPGKEGGVPQQVPVQPCHGAQAEHGRVSSCPPPDHVPATTSSSGEGAETLSRSIEVKGVSPCDVLETTFTRKVGAFVNKPGTQVSTASLDLPFAAFAPRAYDLEENDPMVQPPESPATSSPLQGSLHSQGSGESGGPAQDDFVMVDFKPAFSKDDLLPMDLGTFYREFQNPPQLASLTIDVSSQSMAEDLDSLPEKLAVYEKNIDEFDAFVDTLQ